Proteins encoded together in one Kutzneria kofuensis window:
- a CDS encoding DUF6194 family protein: protein MEIDELIRHITDTYAGVRVAEHAGDSFFLYDPDGDLPPERQLPFVTIVTGDHYERDSELDRDGAYRVNIGLTKAGYAELFAASTVDDYTPRDTLLPHPVYAGQHWVCVINPGERTADTVLKLIADAYEFAARKHGNRR, encoded by the coding sequence GTGGAAATCGACGAACTGATCCGGCACATCACTGACACCTACGCCGGCGTGCGCGTCGCGGAGCACGCGGGCGACTCCTTCTTCCTCTACGACCCCGACGGCGACCTGCCGCCAGAGCGGCAGCTCCCGTTCGTCACGATCGTCACGGGCGACCACTACGAGCGGGACTCCGAGCTCGACCGGGACGGCGCGTACCGGGTGAACATCGGGCTGACCAAGGCCGGTTACGCCGAACTGTTCGCAGCGTCCACAGTGGACGACTACACGCCGCGGGACACGTTGCTGCCGCACCCGGTCTACGCCGGCCAGCACTGGGTGTGCGTGATCAACCCGGGCGAACGCACCGCCGACACCGTGCTCAAGCTGATCGCGGACGCCTACGAGTTCGCCGCCCGCAAGCACGGCAACCGCCGGTGA
- a CDS encoding cytochrome P450 yields the protein MTSTRPAEVPAFPTDRPDSCPFDPDEVYTRLRADEPVTAVRCPAGVDAWLVSRYADIRAVLTDPRLSSRAASSMHMLPIADLSRDPSPGAIIQADGEEHARLRRLLIGEFTVRRMEALRPYIQKITDEHIDAMLQGPGADLVQDFALPIPSLVICEMLGVPYDDRVQFQHDSEVLIGFEADEAARRAAGDRLWGYLGELIGQRLAEPRDDLLSRLIARANETDRPLTPQELATLGVTLLVAGHETTANMIALSTLVLLENSEQLAVLQAAPENAGPAVEELLRYLSVIQFGLFRYATQDVEVGGTQVRAGEWLVAAISSGNRDENVYPDPDTVDLGRQARTHLAFGFGAHQCIGQQLARIEMQVALTTLLRRIPGLRLAMPLPQSEFKRNDLVYGVRSLPVTW from the coding sequence GTGACGTCAACTCGCCCTGCCGAAGTGCCGGCCTTCCCGACCGACCGGCCCGACTCCTGCCCCTTCGACCCCGACGAGGTCTACACCCGGCTGCGTGCCGACGAACCCGTGACCGCGGTGCGTTGCCCCGCGGGCGTGGACGCGTGGCTGGTCAGCCGGTACGCGGACATCCGTGCGGTGCTCACGGATCCGCGGCTGAGCTCCCGTGCCGCCAGCTCGATGCACATGCTGCCGATCGCCGACCTGTCCCGCGACCCGTCGCCGGGTGCGATCATCCAGGCCGACGGCGAGGAGCACGCGCGGCTGCGGCGTCTGTTGATCGGCGAGTTCACGGTGCGGCGGATGGAGGCGCTGCGGCCGTACATCCAGAAGATCACCGACGAGCACATCGACGCGATGCTTCAGGGACCGGGCGCCGACCTGGTGCAGGACTTCGCGCTGCCGATCCCGTCGCTGGTGATCTGCGAGATGCTCGGCGTGCCCTACGACGACCGCGTGCAGTTCCAGCACGACAGCGAGGTCCTGATCGGCTTCGAGGCGGACGAGGCCGCTCGCCGCGCCGCCGGCGACCGGCTGTGGGGCTACCTCGGCGAGTTGATCGGGCAGCGGCTGGCCGAGCCGCGGGACGACCTGCTGAGCCGGCTGATCGCGCGGGCGAACGAGACCGACCGGCCGCTGACCCCGCAGGAGCTGGCCACGCTCGGCGTGACGCTGCTGGTCGCCGGGCACGAGACGACCGCTAACATGATCGCGCTGAGTACGTTGGTGCTGCTGGAGAATTCCGAGCAGCTGGCCGTGTTGCAGGCCGCGCCGGAGAACGCCGGCCCGGCCGTCGAGGAGCTGCTGCGCTACCTGTCGGTGATCCAGTTCGGGCTTTTCCGGTACGCCACCCAGGACGTGGAGGTCGGTGGCACACAGGTGCGGGCGGGGGAGTGGCTGGTCGCCGCGATCTCCTCGGGCAACAGGGACGAGAACGTGTACCCCGACCCGGACACCGTTGATCTCGGCCGCCAGGCCCGTACGCACCTGGCGTTCGGCTTCGGCGCGCACCAGTGCATCGGCCAGCAGCTGGCGCGGATCGAGATGCAGGTCGCGCTGACCACGCTGCTGCGACGGATTCCGGGGCTGCGCCTGGCGATGCCGCTGCCGCAGTCGGAGTTCAAGCGCAACGATCTCGTCTACGGGGTGCGGAGCCTGCCGGTGACGTGGTGA
- a CDS encoding peptidylprolyl isomerase, whose translation MKSRIAALLGSVLVLGALCVSAPTASASTFPITHCTFTPTPENPAARPVLRPLPIAPTIGTVDVTFRFNYGPVTVRLNRAGAAPCAVQNLISLVAQRFYDHSQCWRLTNSERLGVLQCGDIYEVEKGGPGYKFPDETDGTETYGRGTIAMGNQGPGTNGSEWFIVHSFAHIPTNYSVMGTVVRGMDVLDRIVAAGIIPSDRGPLDGAPAQPVRILRGTLG comes from the coding sequence ATGAAGTCACGTATCGCGGCATTGCTCGGATCGGTGCTTGTCCTTGGCGCGCTGTGTGTTTCCGCCCCGACGGCGTCCGCATCCACTTTCCCGATCACCCACTGCACGTTCACGCCGACGCCGGAGAACCCGGCCGCGCGGCCGGTGCTGCGGCCGCTGCCGATCGCGCCGACCATCGGCACCGTCGACGTGACGTTCCGGTTCAACTACGGGCCCGTGACCGTGCGGCTCAACCGCGCCGGCGCCGCGCCGTGCGCCGTGCAGAACCTGATCAGCCTGGTGGCGCAGCGGTTCTACGACCACAGCCAGTGCTGGCGGCTGACCAACAGCGAGCGGCTGGGCGTGCTGCAGTGCGGCGACATCTACGAGGTGGAGAAGGGCGGTCCCGGCTACAAGTTCCCCGACGAGACCGACGGCACCGAGACCTACGGGCGGGGCACCATCGCCATGGGCAACCAGGGTCCCGGCACCAACGGCAGCGAGTGGTTCATCGTGCACTCGTTCGCCCACATTCCGACGAACTACTCGGTGATGGGCACCGTGGTCCGGGGCATGGACGTGCTGGACCGGATCGTGGCCGCCGGGATCATCCCCAGCGACCGCGGCCCGCTGGACGGCGCACCGGCCCAGCCCGTCAGGATCCTGCGCGGCACCCTCGGTTAG